One Phaseolus vulgaris cultivar G19833 chromosome 11, P. vulgaris v2.0, whole genome shotgun sequence genomic window carries:
- the LOC137828261 gene encoding pentatricopeptide repeat-containing protein At1g74900, mitochondrial, with protein MFQKRFRLHLLPLSEKYYQFPLLGNAVTLSDGVQQPSDATIAKLVLESDPLTLSEALCMPTIQWAPELVNRVLKRLWNHGPKALQFFKHLDRHPSYIHCSSSFDHAVDIAARMHDYNAAWALVGRMRSLRRGPTHRTFAILGERYAANGKPHRTVRTFLSMHEHGCRQDLNSFNTVLDVLCKSKRVEMAHTLLKTFRSRFRLDSVSYNIIANGYCLIKRTPMALQVLKEMVQRGINPTMITYNTLLKGYFRSSQIKEAWEFYLEMKKRKCEIDVVTYTTVIHGFGVAGEVKKSRRVFDEMVKEGVAPSVATCNALIQVLCKKDSVESAVVVFEEMVRKGLCVPNLVTYNVVIRGFCHVGDMERALGFMGRMGEHGLRASVQTYNVVIRYFCDAGEIEKGLEMFGKMKDEPCLPNLDTYNVVISAMFLRKKSEDLVVAGKLLMEMVDRGFLPRKFTFNRVLNGLAITGNQDFAKEILRKQGRCGRVVRRLKL; from the coding sequence ATGTTCCAGAAGCGTTTTCGTCTCCACCTTCTCCCTCTGTCGGAGAAGTACTATCAGTTTCCGCTTCTAGGTAACGCGGTTACGCTGTCCGACGGAGTTCAACAACCCTCAGACGCCACCATAGCCAAACTAGTCCTCGAATCAGACCCACTCACTCTCTCCGAGGCCCTATGCATGCCCACGATCCAATGGGCCCCCGAGCTCGTGAACAGGGTCTTGAAGCGCCTCTGGAACCACGGGCCCAAGGCCCTTCAATTCTTCAAACACCTGGACCGCCACCCTTCCTACATCCACTGCTCCTCGTCGTTCGACCATGCCGTCGACATCGCGGCCCGTATGCACGACTACAACGCGGCATGGGCCTTAGTGGGTCGTATGCGATCCCTCCGCCGCGGGCCAACTCACCGAACGTTCGCCATCCTCGGCGAGCGCTACGCCGCGAACGGAAAACCACACCGCACCGTCAGAACCTTCCTCTCCATGCACGAGCACGGTTGCCGTCAGGACCTGAACTCATTCAACACCGTCCTAGACGTGCTCTGCAAATCGAAGCGCGTGGAAATGGCGCACACCTTGCTCAAGACGTTCAGATCAAGATTCAGACTCGATAGCGTGAGCTACAACATTATCGCAAACGGTTATTGCTTAATCAAACGCACGCCGATGGCATTGCAGGTTCTGAAGGAAATGGTGCAGCGAGGGATAAACCCTACGATGATCACGTACAACACATTGCTGAAAGGGTATTTTCGGAGTAGTCAGATTAAGGAGGCTTGGGAGTTTTACTTGGagatgaagaagaggaagtGCGAGATTGATGTTGTGACTTACACGACTGTGATTCACGGGTTTGGGGTAGCGGGTGAGGTTAAGAAATCTCGTAGGGTTTTTGACGAGATGGTGAAGGAGGGTGTGGCTCCTAGTGTCGCCACGTGTAATGCGTTGATTCAGGTTTTGTGTAAGAAGGATAGCGTGGAGAGTGCGGTGGTGGTTTTTGAGGAGATGGTGAGGAAGGGGTTGTGTGTGCCGAATTTAGTTACTTACAACGTTGTAATCAGAGGTTTTTGTCATGTTGGTGACATGGAGAGGGCGTTAGGGTTTATGGGGAGAATGGGGGAGCATGGTTTGAGAGCTTCTGTTCAGACTTATAATGTTGTGATTAGGTACTTTTGTGATGCTGGGGAGATTGAGAAGGGTTTGGAGATGTTTGGGAAGATGAAGGATGAGCCTTGCTTGCCCAATTTGGATACTTACAATGTTGTTATTAGTGCCATGTTTTTGAGGAAGAAATCGGAGGATTTGGTGGTGGCTGGGAAATTGTTGATGGAGATGGTTGATAGAGGGTTCTTACCGCGGAAGTTTACTTTCAATAGGGTGTTGAATGGACTTGCTATTACTGGGAATCAGGATTTTGCCAAGGAGATTCTGAGAAAGCAGGGCAGGTGTGGCCGTGTTGTTCGGCGTTTGAAATTGTGA